The genomic window AACTTGATGCCGTCCTGAACAAAGAAGACGGGAATGTTGTTGCCTACCAGGTCATAAGTGCCCTCGTCGGTATAGAACTTTGTAGAGAACCCGCGGGTATCGCGCACGGTATCGGCAGAGCCCCGGGATCCCAGGACGGTGGAAAACCGAACGAACACCGGAGTCTCAACATCTTTGGCCAGGAAGCCTGCGCGTGTGATGTTGGCTGCAGTGCCGTAGGAACGGAAAACACCGTGGGCGCCGGCGCCACGGGCATGGACTACCCGCTCCGGGATGCGTTCGTGGTCGAAGTGGGTGATCTTTTCGCGCAGGTGGTGATCCTGCAGCAGGATGGGCCCGCGTGGGCCGGCCTTCAGGGAATGGTCGGTGTCTTGAAGGCGAAGCCCCTGTGCCGTGGTCAGGTACTGGCCGGACTGGGCGCGTGCAGTGGACGGCGCCCCGGTTGGGCTTCCTGTGGGGGAGACCGCCTCAGGTCCGCGCTGATCCGGCTTGGGCGGCAGGGGCTCCCTGGGAGTTGTAGGTTCTTCCAAGCTGGCAGGTTCGCTTGCCGGGGCGCCGGGGATCTTGATGCTGTGCTTTTCTGGCATATGTATCTCTCCTCAGAGTGGGCGAAACCAGCGGGCCTCGGCTGATCCGCAACTTACTAAGCATGCTTAGCATGTTCTGTACCCTAGGGAACGTTTTCCAAGACTGCAAGTTACTTGGGTACGGTCCGGAGACATCCGCCAGGCCGGCGGCTTGGGCCTTCACGCTTCGGGAATGACCATGGCAAAGCGTTCTTCGCGGGCTTCGTCCGGGTCGGGGCCGCTCCGCACACCGCTGTCGAGCGCGTCGATGATGCCTAGTTCCGGTTCTGAAAGCTCGAAACCGAAGACATCGAAGTTCTCGGCGATCCGGCCCGGGTTGGTGGACTTTGGGATGGCTGACCGGCCCTGCTGCAAGTGCCAGCGAAGCATCACTTGGGCCGGTGTCTTTCCGTGGGCCTGGCCGATGCCGGCAATTGCGGGATCCTGCATGACGTTCCTGCGGTCCTCGCCGCCCCAGCCCGGGTAGAAGGTGATTCCACCGATGGGCGACCACGCCTGCGTGAGGATCCCTTGCTCTTCATCGGCTTCCTGGACGTCCGGTTGGGTGAAGTAGGGGTGCAGTTCAATCTGGTTGACAGCAGGGACCACCTCGGCAGCGGCGAGAAGTTGCCTCAGGTGGTGTGGCATGAAGTTGCTGACACCGATCGCCCTGACGCGTCCGTCAGCGAGCAAGTGCTCAAGCGCCTTGTAAGCGGAGATTGTCTTCTCGAACCGGTCCGGAGCGGGCTGGTGAAGGATGAAGAGGTCCAGATAGTCCACACCGAGTTTGCCGACTGCCTTGTCCCAGGCATGCAGGGTCTGGTCGTAGCCATAGTCGCTGACCCACACCTTGGTCTCGATGAAGACCTCCGAACGGTTCAGGCCTGAATTGCGTATGCCTTCCCCGACTTCCCGTTCATTTCCGTAGGCGGCGGCGGTGTCGATATGGCGGTAGCCAGTGGCCAGTGCGGACTCGACGGCCGCCGTCGTGTCCGCAGGGGCGCTTTGGAAGACGCCGAGCCCTATGGCCGGCATGGTGATTCCGTTGTTGAGCGTGACATCCATGGGGATCCCTCTCCTTTGTGGCTTGTGCATCAGTTCCCAGTGAACACCAGGGCCCGATTCCCAGGGAGTGCACGTCAGTACCCCCTTGAACAAGCTACGTGCTCCGGTCCTCACGGGTATTGCCAGTGCCTCCCTGGGCCCAGCGGCCGGGCGTAGCGTTGAGTCCATGACACTTAGCGAGGATGTGCGGAAATTCCTGACGTCGCGCCGTTCAAGGATCACCCCTGAGGAAGCCGGCCTGCCGGCCTATGGTGGGAACCGGCGCGTCAGTGGCCTGCGTCGCGAGGAGGTGGCGATGCTCGCGGGGATGAGCATCGACTACTACATCCGCCTTGAACGCGGAAACCTCTCCGGTGCTTCCGACAGCGTTCTGGAAGCGCTGGGACGGGCGTTAAAGCTGGACGACGCCGAATTGGCGCACCTTTTCGATCTCGCACGGGCTTCCGGTGCTGTACCCCGTGTTCGGCGCAGGCGCAGTCCCCAGGCTGTTCGTCCAAGTGTCCAACGAGTCCTCGATGCCATCACGGCCGCACCTGCCTGGGTGCGGAACGACCGTGGTGACGTTTTGGCCGCCAATGATCTTGGCAGTGCGCTGTATATGGAGTTGATGGCTGAAGAAACCACGCCGCCCAACAGTGCCCGTTTCACGTTCCTGAACCCGAAGGCACGGGAGTTCTTCGCCGACTGGGAACGTGCGGCAGATGACATAGTGGCTGTCCTGCGGTCCACGGCAGGGAAAAACCCTTATGACAAGGACCTCACGGACCTGATCGGTGAACTTTCAACCCGGAGCGGGGAATTCCGGACCCGTTGGGCCCGGCATGACGTCAAGTACCACCGAACCGGACGGAAGCGGCTCCATCATTCAATCGTGGGGGACTTGGACCTGACTTTCGAAGCGCTCGAGCTGGCAGCGGATCCGGGGCTGCGCATCAACATCTACACGGCAGATCCCGGCACGCCGTCCGAGGATGCCTTGAAAGTATTGGCCAGCTGGGCCGCGACCAGGCAGAGCACCATGGGCGCTGCCGTGAAGCAAGCGAAGTGAGTGCTGCGCAGTAGACGGCGCCGGTATCCCGTGGGCAAGGGACACCCTTGAGGAGCGAAGTTCTGATCGGGTTGCCGGGCATGCCCGCCCAAGCAGGGGACCGGCGTCGTGCGTTACTTAAAGCACGACGGCGGTGGGCGCAGTTTGCGCTGTCCAGGACCGCAGGCGGCAAGCTAGAAAAGGGGCCATGGTACCGCGGGCATGCCACCGCTCGGCGCAGGGAACCGGGCTGCTGAGCGCAACCGGACGCAGCGGGCGGTCAGAGAGGCGATTTCTTCAGCGGTGATCAACTCCGCAAGGTCACGGCCCAGCCCGCCATCCAGTGCTTCGGTGAGGCGATCAACGCCGTCGATTTCCCCGGTGTCAAGCGGCTCTCCCAACCAGCCCCACAGCACGGTCCGCAGCTTGTGCTCCTGGTGGAAGGTCAGCCCGTGATCCACCCCATGCCGATGACCGTCCGCCATGGCCAGAATGTGGTCGCCCTTGCGGTCGGCGTTGTTGACCAGCATGTCAAAGACCGCCATGCGCCTCAGCGCGGGAGAGTCCTCATGGATGAGGGAGACCATCCGCCCGTTCTCATCCTGCCCTTCGAGAACATGTTTCCACCCAGTCTCCGGTGCTTGTTCAGTCGCCACGAGGTCGACTGCCTGTTGGGCAGGGTCTTGCTCCTGCCAGAGTTGGACCATGCCCTCGCCCAACGGCCCATCGCGCAGCCAGGTGCGTGGCACGATGTTCCAACCCAGCACCTCCGAAACCAGGTAGGCTGCCACTTCCCGTTGCGCCAGGCTTCCATGCGGGAAATCCCACAAGGGACTTTCGCCTGCCACCGGCTTATAGACCACGGCGACCTCGCCGATGCTGCCCAGGAAAGTGGCGTTCGAAGCCGTGGTGATCCGGCCAGTGAGCGTCAGCTCGGCGGTGTCCAGGTCCGGCGCCGGCATCAGGCCTCGGGGAGGGTGCAGCTGTGCCCTTCGGCGTCCATGGGGTAACCGCACAGCGGGCAAGTGGGGCGTCCGGCTCCGACAATCTCACGGGTCCGCTTGGCGAATGCGCGGGCTGTGCCTACCGGCATGCGTACCAGCAGCATCTCGGATTCGTTCGCGCCGTCCTCGTCAAAGGCTTCGTCATTGTCCTCGGCATCGAGATCGGCGATGGGGTAGGCCTCAACGACAACCTGTGCGGTGGTGGGATCCCAGCCCAGGCTCATGGCTCCGGCACGGAACTGCTCTTCAACGGCTTCAAGGGGGTCGTTGTCCACGAGCTCGATGGGGGTCCCTGTCGGCACGCTGAACGGGTTGCCTTGAACTGTAATGAGCTGGTCGAGTATTTCGTCGATTTTCTCTGCGAGCTGGGCCGACTGCTGCTTCTCCATGGCAATACTGACGATCTGTTTTCCCGCACGTACCTGCAGGTAGAACGTCCGGGACCCTGGGAGGCCAATGGTGCCAACTACAACCCGGTCAGGCCAGGCAAACTCGTGAACACGTGTAGGCATGTCAGTATTTTAGGCACATCAGGTTCGCTCCGCGTTCTGCCCTGCTCCGCCGCCCACCGGAGCATCGCCGGAATGGATGCCGTTGGACAACCATGAGAGGTCGCCGGCGTCGGTGTTGGTCGCGTGGACGCTAGGCCGGTCACGGCCGTAACGGACAATCGATACGGAGGCGGGGCCAACATTGATGCGCTGGAAAAGGTCCAGGTGCATGCCGAGGGCATCGGCGAGGACCGACTTTATGACGTCACCGTGACTCACCGCAACCCACACGGCACCCGGGCCGTGCTCAGCTTCGAAGGCAGCGTCGTGGCGTCGAATCGCCGCCACCGCCCTGGCCTGCATCCCGGCCATGGATTCACCACCGGGAAACACGACGGCGGATGGTTGCGTTTGCACCACGGGCCACAGGTCCTCGGTTGCGAGGTCACTGAGCGAGCGGCCCTGCCACTGGCCGTAATCGCACTCGGTGAGGTCGGCTTCGAGGGGCGCGTGAGGCGAACCGGCCTGGTGGTCAAGGATGAGTTGGGCGGTCTCCTGGCAGCGCTCCAGCGGGCTCGAAATCACTCCCACCAACGGTACGGCTGCGAGCCTGCCTGCTGTCACGGCAGCCTGTTCGAGCCCGGTTTTGTCCAGCCTGATGCCCGCGGCCCTGCCTGCCAGCAGTCCGGTGGCATTGGCTGTGGTGCGGCCGTGCCGCACGAGGATAACTGTGGCCATGCACCCAGCCTAGTCATCCCGAAGGTGGTGTTCTGACCAACCCCAATCCCCGCCAAGCCACCCACATCAGTGCATTGGCTCTTCCTGTCCTCCGATGAGGCTCGACAAAATCGCCAGGGCTTTGGAAAGCTGGAGGTCGGTGACGGCACCGTAACCAAGGACCAGGCCATTCCCGGGCCTGCGGTCGGCATAATATCCGGCCAGGGGGACCACCAGGATTCCCCGTGCCAGGGCCGTGGCGGCAACTTCTGTCGCCTCGGGTTCCTGGAACCGCACCACTGCATGCAGTCCGCCATCCAAAGCTGAGATCTCAAGGTCCTTCCGGTTGCCCAGCCGCTCGATGATGAGGGCCCTGCGGTGCGCGTATTCACGTCTTGCCCGTGTGATGTGACGGGAAAGGCCTCCCCCTTTGATGTAGTGGGCAATTGCTGACTGCAGCACTCCGGCCACCGGGGTGTCCAGGGCTTGGCGGGTTGCTTTCAGCCGTCTGCCGGCATCGCCCCGAACCACCAAATAGCCGCAGCGCAACCACGGACTGAGGTTCTTGGAAAACGTTCCCAACAGGACGACGTCGGCAGTGCTCGGGAGGGAGGCAACAGCGGGGAGGGGCATGCGACTGTGCCGGAATTCGCTGTCGTAGTCGTCTTCGAGCACAAGCACACCGTGCCGGCCGGCCCACGCGAGCAACTCTATTCTCTCCTGGACAGCCATCCTGCCGCCCAAGGGGTATTGGTGGCTGGGAGTTACCAGGACTGCGTCCGGTATGTGCTCCAAGGCCTCCAGCTGTGAGCCTTTCAGGCCGTCTTCGTCCACGGGAAGTGTTACCAGCTCCGCGCCTGAAGCCTCCATGACCCGGCGCGCAGTGGGGTAGCCGGGGTCCTCAACCAGCACACGTGGCCGCAGGCCTCCGTGCCGGAGCATGGCAACCACCAGGTGCAGCGCATCGCTGGTGCCGCCGGTGATGATGACATCGTCGGGATCGACAACAAGGCCCCTGGAGACGGCCAGGTGGTCAGCAACCGCAACACGGAGCTCCGGTGTTCCTTGTGCCGGTGGGAGCTGGACCTTCACCTGCTCCGTTACGGCCGCCTTCCATGCGCTGCGCCATTGGCGGTCCTGGAAAGGTGATCCGGAGGGTCGGCCGGGCGTCAGGTCAATGACCTCGCTTCGGGGTGGGGGAGTGGACGGCCGATTCCCTTCCAAGGGGCGGGTGTTGATATCCGGACGGATGGCTACTTTGGTCCCGCCTGCGCCATTGCTGACCAGGAACCCCTCGCCGGAGAGTTGTTCGAAGGCTCGTACCACCACTCCGCGCGAGATACCGAGCTCCGTCGCGAGCCTTCGAGTGGCAGGAAGCGTATCTTCCGGCTGCAGGACGCCATCGAGTATAGCGGCCCGTAGTTGGCTGGCCACTTGGGCCGCAAGGGACGTGACGCTGTTCCTGTCCAGCTCGATGGGTATTTCGGCTTCACTCATTTGGACCTCCAGACTCTTACATTCTTGGACCTAGTGTAGGACCAAGACCCTTGGCAGCATGGACAGTGATACCCCAAGCGCTGCGTTCTTGCAGCACGACGAAAGCAGGAAGCAGTGTTCAACGGCCTCAGCGCTTTTCCGCTCACTCCCATGGACGGCGAAAGCGTGGACCTCAATGCCCTCGACAAACTGGTGAACCGTGCCGCGCAAGCCGGAGTTGATTCGCTGGGGGTTCTCGGTTCAACGGGGAATTATGCCTACCTCTCCCGAGACGAACGCAGGGAAGTCCTGGAAGTCGCAGTGGAAGCTTCCAACGGCGTTCCGGTCCTTGCCGGAATCGGTGCTGTTCGCACCAGGGACGTACTGATGCTGGCCGGTGATGCCCAGGCCGCCGGAGCGTCCGCATTGCTGCTGGCCCCTGTGTCCTATCAGAGGCTGTCCGATGCAGAGGTATTCGGACTCTTCCAAACCGTGGCGGCACAGTCCGATCTTCCCGTTGTTGTCTACGAGAACCCCGGCACCACCGGATTCACCTTCAGCGCTGCCTTGCACAGTGAGATTGCCAAACTTCCGGGGATTGCCTCCATCAAGATCCCGCCGCCGGCGACCGGTGACGTTGCGTCCACAGTTTCCAGGCTCAAGGCCGGCTTGCCGGACCAAACATCAGTGGGTATCAGCGGCGACTGGATCGCTGCGGAAGCCCTGCTGGCCGGATGCAATGTTTGGTACTCGGTGATCGCCGGGGTGTTGCCGCACCAAGCACGGACCCTCGCCGATCATGCTCTCGCGGGCAGGCGTGAGGCGGCCATGCGCGCCTCCGCGGATCTCGAACCCCTGTGGTCCCTCTTCCGCACCTATGGAAGCCTTCGCGTGGTTGCAGCCCTCGCCGAGGATCTTGGTGTGGTGCCGTCCTCCACTTTGCCGCTGCCCCTCCGGGGGTTGGACGCCGAGGGGCGGAACAAGGTGGCGGATGCCATCCGTGAATGCGGCTTGGAGGCCTAGGAGTTGGTCCGGAACGAGTCTTCCCAGGAAAAGACGGGCAGCAACGGGGGGAGTGCCGGAGTGACCCTGGCCGGGAGAACCCGGCACGCCGGGACGGAGCGCCCAGGCTCCCCGGGTGGCCTTGCCCGTTATGTCCTCGCCGCCACCCTTGCACGCAGTTCCGATGGTGGAGCTGTTGTAGCAATCGTCCTGCTGGCAACCACCAGCGGTTCACCAGGGTGGCTGGCTGGAATATTGGGCGGATGCATTACTGCGCCACATCTTTTCGGCCCGCTGATAGCCCGGGTCCTCGATACCGCCAGGGATGGCAGGGCAGTGATCGCCTGGGCGTGTGTCATCCATGGCGTGACACTGGCTGCAGCTGTCCTCCTTTTCCCGCTGACTCCGCCCCTCATCCCGGCGATGCTGCTCATTGCCTCCGGCTTGGTGGGTCCCCTACTGACAGGAGGCATCAGCAGCAGGTTGGCAGCCATCGCCGGCCCCGGAAGGACCAGCCAGCGGCGTGCCCAAGGCTGGGATGTAGCCACGTACGGCATCAGTGGAACGATCGGGCCGTCGCTGGTTGCGGCAGTCTCGGCTTGGGCCAATCCGGCAACTGCAGCGTTGATTCTCGCCGGCTTTACCTTCGTGGCGGCTGCCGTCGTCAAGCTGTTGCCCTCTTCGCCTCCGGCTGCTGTTGCTTCCGAGGTTCCCCGGCCCGGCCGGACTTTGCTGATGATGATCTCCAGCGGACCCCTCCGACGCACCCTCTACATGACAGTGGTGGTGGCCATGTCAGTGGCGGCCCTGCCGATCACCGCGGTTGCTTCCACCGGCGGGCTGGGCGTCGTTCCGGCGGCGGCAGGCCTGCTGACTGCTGCCTACGGACTTGGTGCACTCCTGGGATCAGCCGGGGTCATGATCCGGCCGCTGAGAACCGATGCGGATCCCTTGATGACGTGGTTGGCTGCGGCAGTAGGGATTGCCTTGTGCGGTGCAGCCCTGGCAGGGACATTTCCGACGGCGGTTGCAGCCTTTGCCTGCGCCGGCGTACTGAACTCGTACTTTTTCGCAGCCACTTTGGCGGCGCGCAGCGAGTACGCGCCACCGGCCGTCCGCGGTCAGGTATTCGTCTGGATCGGCGCCCTGAAGATCACTGCCGGATCAGCCGGCACGGCCTTGGCTGGAGCACTCATCGCCCCTGCAGCCACGCTTCCTTTGTATCTGGCGTCCGGTGTTGTCATCCTTGCCGTGGTGACCTCGCTCCTGGACCGGGGCCGGGAGCGTTCTGCAGCCTGACATCCCCCTCCAGCCCGGGGGGCCCTATCCTGGGGTGCCTGGGGTGGGCTGCCCTGTGTCGCCGCTTTGGGGTCCCACCAGCGCCTCGACTTGTTCAGGCAGGAGCAGGCCTTCGCTGACGGCGATGTCCAGAACACTTTGCCCTGAAGCGAGGGCCTTATGGGAGATCGCCGCTGCCACGGCGTAGCCCAGCAGCGGGAGCAGTGCTGTGGCCTGTGCCGTGGAGGCCCTTGACCGGGAGCGCAGCAGAGCCTCGTTTGCCTCAATGCCCTCGACGCAGAGGTCCCGCAGTACGTCTGTGCCGTTGGTCAGCCAACTTAGTGATTGCAGCAGGGCGTGGGCGATGACAGGTTCGAAGGCGTTGAGCTGAAGCTGCCCGTTGTCGGCAGCCATGGTGACGGTGAGGTCGGCCCCGGCCACGAAGAAGGCAATCTGGTTGACCACCTCCGGGATCACCGGGTTGACCTTGCCGGGCATGATCGAGGAACCTGCCTGGCGTGGGGGCAACCGGATTTCGCCCAAGCCCGTTTGCGGTCCGCTGGAAAGCAGACGCAGGTCGCTGCAGATTTTGGAGAGTTTGATGGCGGTGCGTTTGAGCGTTCCGGAGAACGTCATGAAGGCGCCGGTGTCCCACGTTGCTTCGACGAAGTCATGGGCCCGGACCAACTGCACTCCACTCACCGCCGAGAGCTGGTCGATGACGCGCTCAACATACAGCGGATCAGCAGTGATTCCGGTCCCTATGGCAGTGGCCCCCAGGCTGCACTCGAGCAGGAGTCCAGCCGCTTCCCGGAGGCGCTTTTGGTCTTCCTCCAGCGTGACGGAGAAGGCGGTGAACTCCTGGCCAAGGGTCATCGGCACCGCATCCTGGAGTTGCGTGCGACCCACCTTCGGGATGGCGGCGAAGGCCTGGCCCCGTTCGGCAAACGCTGCCGAAAGCAGGTCAAGACGTTCCAACAAGTCCTCCAGCCCGAACACCAGGGCCAAGCGGACCGCCGTCGGATAGACGTCATTGGTGGACTGGCACTTGTTGACATGCCCGATCGGGTCCACTAGCTCGTAGGAGCCACGTGGATGGCCCAGGGCTTCCAAGGCGAGGTTGGCGATGACCTCGTTGGCATTCATGTTGGTGGATGTTCCGGCACCGCCTTGGATGACGTCCACGGGGAAAGCGTGGTCGACCTCGCCCGAGGCAACCGTGTCGCAGACTGCAACGATTGCCTCCCCGATGTCCGTCGGGATCAAGCCGAGCTCGGTGTTGGTCAGCGCAGCAGCCTTTTTCACAAGCGCCAGGGCCCGGATGAGGTGCCGGTGGGTCCCGAGTTGGATGCCGCTGATGGGGAAGTTGAGGATGGCGCGTTCGGTGTGGATTCCCCATAACGCCGATTCCGGGACAGCCATGGAACCGAGGCTGTCGTGTTCGATTCTTATCCCGACGTTCATGAGGCGATCGCGATGACTTTGGGTTGGGTCATTTCCTCGTAAGCGAAGTGAACGCCTTCGCGGCCCATGCTGCCGTACTTGGAACCACCGAACGGCATGGCGTCGTGGCGGTAGTCGGAGGAGTCGTTGATCATCACGCCACCTGCGTCGATCGCCTTGGCGGTGGCCAGGGCCCGGCTCAGATCCTGGGTGAAGACCCCGGCTTGCAGGGCGTATTCGCTGTCGTTGGCCAGCTCGATGGCTTCCTCGGCGGTATCGAAGGGCTCCACCAAAACCACCGGTGCGAACAGTTCCTCGCTCCACGCCTCACAGCTGCGGGGCACCCCGGTCAGTACGGCAGGCGTCAATACAGCTCCGGCCAGATCGCCTCCGGTCAGCAGCTGGGCCCCGGCGGCCACGGCGTCTTCGATCTTGCGTTTGGCTTCGGCGGCGGAGGCTTTGCTGATCATGGGTCCTACGTCGGTGAGTTCGTTGCGGGGATCGCCGGTCTTCAGCGCCGCGGTTTGGGCGACGAAGTCCTGCACGAAGGCATCAAATACGGGGCGTTGGACAAGGAGCCGCTGGGCGCCGATGCAGTTTTGCCCTGCAGCCCAGAAGGAACCCGAAACGCAGGATTCGACGGCGGCAGGAAGGTCGGCGTCGTCGAAGACGATGACGGGTGCGTTGCCGCCAAGCTCCATGGACAGGCGCTTGAGGCCGGCGTTCGCCGCAATGGCGTGCCCGGTGGCGAAGCCGCCGGTGAAGGAGACCATGCGGACCAGTTTGGAGGAGATGATGGTTTGGGCCATCGTGCGATCGCCCAGAACCACGGTCACGAACTCTGCGGGCAGGCCGGCCTCGCGGAGCAGGTCCACCAGGAGGATGGCCGTCAAGGGTGTCAGTTGCGAGGGCTTGAGGATGACGGTGTTGCCGCCGGCAATCGCCGGTCCGAGCTTGTGCGCTACCAGGTTCAAGGCGTCGTTGTACGGCGTGATCGCGGCGATGAGTCCCAGTGGTTCGCGGGTGAACCATCCCTGCCGGTTTTCAGAACCGGCGAAGGAGTCAAACGGGACTACTTCTCCGACATTGCGGCGGGTTTCCGCCGCTGAGAGTTTGAGCGTGTTCACTGCGCGGGAG from Arthrobacter sp. StoSoilB20 includes these protein-coding regions:
- a CDS encoding aldo/keto reductase gives rise to the protein MDVTLNNGITMPAIGLGVFQSAPADTTAAVESALATGYRHIDTAAAYGNEREVGEGIRNSGLNRSEVFIETKVWVSDYGYDQTLHAWDKAVGKLGVDYLDLFILHQPAPDRFEKTISAYKALEHLLADGRVRAIGVSNFMPHHLRQLLAAAEVVPAVNQIELHPYFTQPDVQEADEEQGILTQAWSPIGGITFYPGWGGEDRRNVMQDPAIAGIGQAHGKTPAQVMLRWHLQQGRSAIPKSTNPGRIAENFDVFGFELSEPELGIIDALDSGVRSGPDPDEAREERFAMVIPEA
- a CDS encoding helix-turn-helix transcriptional regulator, whose amino-acid sequence is MTLSEDVRKFLTSRRSRITPEEAGLPAYGGNRRVSGLRREEVAMLAGMSIDYYIRLERGNLSGASDSVLEALGRALKLDDAELAHLFDLARASGAVPRVRRRRSPQAVRPSVQRVLDAITAAPAWVRNDRGDVLAANDLGSALYMELMAEETTPPNSARFTFLNPKAREFFADWERAADDIVAVLRSTAGKNPYDKDLTDLIGELSTRSGEFRTRWARHDVKYHRTGRKRLHHSIVGDLDLTFEALELAADPGLRINIYTADPGTPSEDALKVLASWAATRQSTMGAAVKQAK
- a CDS encoding SCO1664 family protein, encoding MPAPDLDTAELTLTGRITTASNATFLGSIGEVAVVYKPVAGESPLWDFPHGSLAQREVAAYLVSEVLGWNIVPRTWLRDGPLGEGMVQLWQEQDPAQQAVDLVATEQAPETGWKHVLEGQDENGRMVSLIHEDSPALRRMAVFDMLVNNADRKGDHILAMADGHRHGVDHGLTFHQEHKLRTVLWGWLGEPLDTGEIDGVDRLTEALDGGLGRDLAELITAEEIASLTARCVRLRSAARFPAPSGGMPAVPWPLF
- a CDS encoding DUF3090 domain-containing protein; amino-acid sequence: MPTRVHEFAWPDRVVVGTIGLPGSRTFYLQVRAGKQIVSIAMEKQQSAQLAEKIDEILDQLITVQGNPFSVPTGTPIELVDNDPLEAVEEQFRAGAMSLGWDPTTAQVVVEAYPIADLDAEDNDEAFDEDGANESEMLLVRMPVGTARAFAKRTREIVGAGRPTCPLCGYPMDAEGHSCTLPEA
- a CDS encoding histidine phosphatase family protein, with protein sequence MATVILVRHGRTTANATGLLAGRAAGIRLDKTGLEQAAVTAGRLAAVPLVGVISSPLERCQETAQLILDHQAGSPHAPLEADLTECDYGQWQGRSLSDLATEDLWPVVQTQPSAVVFPGGESMAGMQARAVAAIRRHDAAFEAEHGPGAVWVAVSHGDVIKSVLADALGMHLDLFQRINVGPASVSIVRYGRDRPSVHATNTDAGDLSWLSNGIHSGDAPVGGGAGQNAERT
- a CDS encoding PLP-dependent aminotransferase family protein, with translation MSEAEIPIELDRNSVTSLAAQVASQLRAAILDGVLQPEDTLPATRRLATELGISRGVVVRAFEQLSGEGFLVSNGAGGTKVAIRPDINTRPLEGNRPSTPPPRSEVIDLTPGRPSGSPFQDRQWRSAWKAAVTEQVKVQLPPAQGTPELRVAVADHLAVSRGLVVDPDDVIITGGTSDALHLVVAMLRHGGLRPRVLVEDPGYPTARRVMEASGAELVTLPVDEDGLKGSQLEALEHIPDAVLVTPSHQYPLGGRMAVQERIELLAWAGRHGVLVLEDDYDSEFRHSRMPLPAVASLPSTADVVLLGTFSKNLSPWLRCGYLVVRGDAGRRLKATRQALDTPVAGVLQSAIAHYIKGGGLSRHITRARREYAHRRALIIERLGNRKDLEISALDGGLHAVVRFQEPEATEVAATALARGILVVPLAGYYADRRPGNGLVLGYGAVTDLQLSKALAILSSLIGGQEEPMH
- a CDS encoding dihydrodipicolinate synthase family protein, with amino-acid sequence MDGESVDLNALDKLVNRAAQAGVDSLGVLGSTGNYAYLSRDERREVLEVAVEASNGVPVLAGIGAVRTRDVLMLAGDAQAAGASALLLAPVSYQRLSDAEVFGLFQTVAAQSDLPVVVYENPGTTGFTFSAALHSEIAKLPGIASIKIPPPATGDVASTVSRLKAGLPDQTSVGISGDWIAAEALLAGCNVWYSVIAGVLPHQARTLADHALAGRREAAMRASADLEPLWSLFRTYGSLRVVAALAEDLGVVPSSTLPLPLRGLDAEGRNKVADAIRECGLEA
- a CDS encoding MFS transporter translates to MTLAGRTRHAGTERPGSPGGLARYVLAATLARSSDGGAVVAIVLLATTSGSPGWLAGILGGCITAPHLFGPLIARVLDTARDGRAVIAWACVIHGVTLAAAVLLFPLTPPLIPAMLLIASGLVGPLLTGGISSRLAAIAGPGRTSQRRAQGWDVATYGISGTIGPSLVAAVSAWANPATAALILAGFTFVAAAVVKLLPSSPPAAVASEVPRPGRTLLMMISSGPLRRTLYMTVVVAMSVAALPITAVASTGGLGVVPAAAGLLTAAYGLGALLGSAGVMIRPLRTDADPLMTWLAAAVGIALCGAALAGTFPTAVAAFACAGVLNSYFFAATLAARSEYAPPAVRGQVFVWIGALKITAGSAGTALAGALIAPAATLPLYLASGVVILAVVTSLLDRGRERSAA
- a CDS encoding aspartate ammonia-lyase, giving the protein MAVPESALWGIHTERAILNFPISGIQLGTHRHLIRALALVKKAAALTNTELGLIPTDIGEAIVAVCDTVASGEVDHAFPVDVIQGGAGTSTNMNANEVIANLALEALGHPRGSYELVDPIGHVNKCQSTNDVYPTAVRLALVFGLEDLLERLDLLSAAFAERGQAFAAIPKVGRTQLQDAVPMTLGQEFTAFSVTLEEDQKRLREAAGLLLECSLGATAIGTGITADPLYVERVIDQLSAVSGVQLVRAHDFVEATWDTGAFMTFSGTLKRTAIKLSKICSDLRLLSSGPQTGLGEIRLPPRQAGSSIMPGKVNPVIPEVVNQIAFFVAGADLTVTMAADNGQLQLNAFEPVIAHALLQSLSWLTNGTDVLRDLCVEGIEANEALLRSRSRASTAQATALLPLLGYAVAAAISHKALASGQSVLDIAVSEGLLLPEQVEALVGPQSGDTGQPTPGTPG
- a CDS encoding aldehyde dehydrogenase family protein, which codes for MPETAVAETTNEATTAVTTRELVVHNKFDGTVLATLDQCSDADVRVELIRAAAAAPAAAAMPRHERGRILDTAADLLQERSQKVAELIVAEAGKTIKQARKEVSRAVNTLKLSAAETRRNVGEVVPFDSFAGSENRQGWFTREPLGLIAAITPYNDALNLVAHKLGPAIAGGNTVILKPSQLTPLTAILLVDLLREAGLPAEFVTVVLGDRTMAQTIISSKLVRMVSFTGGFATGHAIAANAGLKRLSMELGGNAPVIVFDDADLPAAVESCVSGSFWAAGQNCIGAQRLLVQRPVFDAFVQDFVAQTAALKTGDPRNELTDVGPMISKASAAEAKRKIEDAVAAGAQLLTGGDLAGAVLTPAVLTGVPRSCEAWSEELFAPVVLVEPFDTAEEAIELANDSEYALQAGVFTQDLSRALATAKAIDAGGVMINDSSDYRHDAMPFGGSKYGSMGREGVHFAYEEMTQPKVIAIAS